In Mytilus edulis chromosome 7, xbMytEdul2.2, whole genome shotgun sequence, a single genomic region encodes these proteins:
- the LOC139482680 gene encoding four-jointed box protein 1-like, with protein MKMYLVRIMRGKTRSFLYGALSVFVVTFLLNVMVLRINLIESQSTGPKSEITHELNKEEAYLNYMARGQRKPKAANENEYLKEFLQHSVIKDSNSLTQEKTMNSFQDYKSAINDKNSIILQTLDGRNEEKFVDIKSVNYEDENDYDEDEDDDEDNEENSDEKPPKNKIFEPGDFVNVSKIIFARPLLKYQDVQNNEGSETVDNNEDLIRQNYQTLSGEHIVTDGIYWSDLAEKIVPKGMDQDEAFQFVHKSQHASVKSIHPPSWNKCGRPKNAYVVLDNGSSFCARYRDPHNKLVLGEVMSFYLSRLLGMDNIPAVVLAITNQTSRHWRNVNISSVQWQSGKVVALIQWTPYMETVKSLVSIPKILLKTYESSSVINKNYLRNITLSFNEISELVQWSSMILFDYITGHYDRFASMQDGAEQEHRQGVLSEKVRNLLKSTKTNKLWFIDNESGLFDAYDLIYNTAGNSFIKYHRLMLQTMCVFEKSMVDSISRLHLSENPHLVLEGFAARHEPFLDYFSKDYVYSTFKEKFKDRISEVYNWIQHCKLKNR; from the exons ATGAAGATGTACTTGGTCAGAATCATGAGAGGAAAGACTCGCTCTTTTCTTTATGGAGCTTTGAGTGTTTTTGTTGTTACATTTCTTTTAAACGTTATGGTGCTCAGGATTAATTTAATAGAATCACAGAGTACAGGACCAAAAAGTGAAATTACGCATGAACTCAATAAAGAGGAAGCGTATCTAAATTACATGGCGAGAGGTCAAAGAAAACCAAAAGCCgcaaatgaaaatgaatatttaaaggaATTCCTTCAACATTCTGTGATAAAAGATTCAAATTCTTTAACTCAGGAAAAAACTATGAATTCATTCCAGGATTATAAAAGTGCTATAAATGACAAAAACAGCATCATTCTTCAAACTTTAGATGGAAGAAATGAAGAAAAGTTTGTGGACATTAAATCTGTGAATTATGAAGATGAAAATGATTATGATGaagatgaagatgatgatgagGACAATGAGGAAAATTCAGATGAAAAAcctccaaaaaataaaatatttgaacctGGTGATTTTGTGaatgtttcaaaaataatatttgcaAGACCTTTACTTAAGTATCAGGATGTTCAAAATAATGAAGGATCAGAGACAGTAGATAATAATGAAGATCTGATCAGACAAAATTACCAAACATTATCTGGTGAACATATAGTTACCGATGGGATATACTGGTCAGATCTGGCTGAGAAAATTGTTCCAAAAG GTATGGACCAAGATGAAGCTTTCCAATTTGTACACAAATCCCAGCATGCAAGTGTAAAATCAATTCATCCACCATCTTGGAACAAGTGTGGAAGACCAAAGAATGCTTACGTTGTATTAGATAATGGATCATCTTTCTGTGCAAGATACAGAGATCCACATAACAAGCTTGTACTAG GTGAGGTTATGTCTTTTTACCTATCTCGCCTCCTAGGTATGGATAACATTCCAGCTGTGGTACTGGCTATTACTAATCAGACCTCTCGTCACTGGAGAAATGTCAATATATCATCTGTACAGTGGCAGAGTGGCAAAGTCGTGGCTCTAATCCAGTGGACTCCTTATATGGAAACTGTGAA atcCCTTGTATCAATACCAAAGATTCTACTAAAAACATATGAAAGCAGTTCTGTGATAAACAAAAACTATTTACGTAATATTACCCTATCATTTAACGAGATATCTGAATTGGTGCAATGGAGTTCCATGATCTTGTTTGACTATATCACAGGCCATTATGACAG ATTTGCAAGTATGCAAGATGGTGCTGAACAAGAACATAGACAAGGTGTACTCTCAGAAAAAGTTCGCAATTTACTGAAATCCACAAAAACTAATAAACTGTGGTTTATAGATAACGAGAGTGGACTATTTGATGCATATGATTTGATATACAATACAGCTGGAAATAGCTTTATAAAATACCATAGACTTATGTTACAAACAATGTGTGTGTTTGAAAAATCCATGGTCGATTCAATAAGTCGGCTGCATTTATCTGAAAATCCTCATTTAGTGTTAGAGGGCTTCGCAGCCCGTCATGAACCTTTCCTTGATTATTTTTCCAAAGATTAtgtttattcaacatttaaagaaaaatttaaGGACCGTATAAGTGAAGTGTACAATTGGATTCAGCATTGTAAATTAAAGAACCGGTAA